From Halobacterium sp. R2-5, the proteins below share one genomic window:
- a CDS encoding chemotaxis protein CheC, which produces MSTMIDIRRLQTVNELAREGASTVADNLSQLTGVDTEMEITKINVLDVEDLGAHLGNQKQVGVNVPLTEKPYGSVLVLFDDASARRVASTMMGGIESDGGAYSDMERSAIREVGNIMTSGFIDGWANVLGRTIDISTPNLFRASGDDIVAHCVDPGEHEIAMVFDATLSAPDADVEAKIYSFPDIEEFVSMINSI; this is translated from the coding sequence ATGAGCACGATGATAGACATCCGGCGGCTGCAGACGGTGAACGAACTCGCCCGCGAGGGCGCCTCGACGGTCGCGGACAACCTCAGCCAGCTCACCGGCGTCGACACCGAGATGGAGATCACGAAGATCAACGTCCTCGACGTCGAGGACCTCGGCGCCCACCTCGGCAACCAGAAGCAGGTCGGCGTGAACGTCCCGCTGACCGAGAAGCCCTACGGCTCCGTGCTCGTGCTGTTCGACGACGCGAGCGCGCGCCGCGTCGCCTCCACGATGATGGGCGGCATCGAGAGCGACGGCGGCGCGTACAGCGACATGGAACGCTCCGCGATCCGCGAGGTCGGCAACATCATGACCAGCGGGTTCATCGACGGCTGGGCGAACGTCCTCGGCCGCACCATCGACATCTCCACGCCGAACCTCTTCCGGGCCTCGGGCGACGACATCGTCGCGCACTGCGTCGACCCCGGCGAGCACGAGATCGCGATGGTGTTCGACGCCACGCTGTCGGCGCCCGACGCGGACGTCGAGGCGAAGATCTACTCGTTCCCGGACATCGAGGAGTTCGTCTCGATGATCAACAGCATCTGA
- the cheF1 gene encoding chemotaxis protein CheF1, with protein sequence MSESEYKIADGAGKFLQAVKEGRRMKDAEWTNGRILLSNKRIVLAGNDGKRSLPLSEVSSLSGRYDVNQTVAQVSDYVSLQMSSESVVLVSMGENTEQFETKLYGALLDQTELLVKHPAVKGGVVQDGSFERARIKVDDEQLSVALQSGSFVSVDLDDVGSAEAASLDVQGEQSPVLKVEHTVEDTSVQTYFSSDSHTCSILESLLTKEAQKSQGSVDLSETEKRVLMALYSGVSSFEIPDFLGMDVDEVESIFERLIEVDVLEEVRKRREVTMKTRGRNIASEAINEE encoded by the coding sequence ATGAGCGAGTCCGAGTACAAGATCGCCGACGGCGCCGGCAAGTTCCTGCAGGCGGTCAAGGAGGGCCGGCGGATGAAGGACGCGGAGTGGACGAACGGCCGCATCCTCCTCTCGAACAAGCGCATCGTGCTCGCGGGCAACGACGGGAAGCGCAGCCTCCCGCTGTCGGAGGTGTCGAGTCTGAGCGGCCGATACGACGTCAACCAGACCGTCGCGCAGGTCAGCGACTACGTCTCCCTGCAGATGAGCTCCGAGAGCGTGGTGCTGGTGTCGATGGGCGAGAACACCGAGCAGTTCGAGACGAAGCTCTACGGCGCCCTGCTCGACCAGACGGAGCTCCTGGTGAAACACCCGGCGGTGAAAGGCGGCGTCGTGCAGGACGGGTCCTTCGAGCGCGCGCGCATCAAGGTAGACGACGAGCAGTTGAGCGTCGCGCTGCAGAGCGGGTCGTTCGTCTCCGTGGACCTCGACGACGTGGGGTCGGCGGAGGCCGCCTCCCTAGACGTGCAGGGCGAGCAGAGCCCCGTGCTCAAAGTCGAGCACACCGTCGAGGACACGAGCGTGCAGACGTACTTCTCCAGTGACTCGCACACGTGCTCGATTCTGGAGTCGCTGCTGACGAAGGAGGCCCAGAAGAGTCAGGGCTCCGTGGACCTCTCGGAGACGGAGAAGCGCGTGCTGATGGCGCTGTACTCTGGCGTGTCGTCGTTCGAGATTCCGGACTTCCTCGGGATGGACGTCGACGAGGTCGAGAGCATCTTCGAGCGACTCATCGAGGTCGACGTCCTCGAGGAGGTGCGCAAGCGCCGCGAGGTGACGATGAAGACCCGCGGGCGGAACATCGCGAGCGAGGCTATCAACGAGGAGTAG
- a CDS encoding chemotaxis protein CheD — protein sequence MSSETRKARVSVADWRVTDADDTLVTSGLGSCVAVAVYDEDAAVGGLLHAMLPAAPSPAETPAKYVDSGLDDMLAAMYRRGADPDSVAAKLVGGSAMLDISVGDAIGDRNVAAAERALDEADIPLLASETGGSTGRSVTFSPASGDVRIDRVDGVDVI from the coding sequence GTGAGCAGCGAGACGCGGAAGGCCCGCGTCAGCGTCGCCGACTGGCGGGTCACGGACGCCGACGACACGCTCGTCACGAGCGGCCTCGGCTCCTGCGTCGCGGTCGCGGTCTACGACGAAGACGCCGCGGTCGGCGGGCTGCTGCACGCGATGTTGCCCGCCGCGCCGTCGCCCGCGGAGACGCCCGCGAAGTACGTCGACTCCGGGCTCGACGACATGCTCGCGGCGATGTACCGCCGCGGCGCCGACCCCGACAGCGTCGCCGCGAAGCTCGTCGGCGGCTCCGCGATGCTCGACATCTCCGTCGGGGACGCCATCGGCGACCGGAACGTCGCGGCCGCCGAGCGAGCGCTCGACGAAGCCGACATTCCGCTGCTCGCGTCCGAGACCGGCGGCAGCACCGGGCGTTCGGTGACCTTTTCCCCCGCCAGCGGCGACGTACGGATAGACCGCGTAGACGGGGTGGACGTGATTTGA
- a CDS encoding CheF family chemotaxis protein produces the protein MSESAIADFVTSFIPDTATHAEPVRGRVVMSKRRIVLAAESEQVTIPLGGVFDVQHETAPGDLAAFFDDTVTIAYERDGDRRVAVVEGAGDTVERFVILVFKGLLNGSKVYAKHPARRGGRVTDQPFESGGLFVSPGTVELRGDVAAELDVSTVTHFERVERELRGSTRSMLSVRHMGDTGPVTTELALDSGRKMNLLGRFIRLRYTQLKQELADVELTSDEIEALVAIYSSGPDANLATVLGVDASRLTMFLNDLIDKDLVRDDDGTYLTSMGRAAVSEHIEDVNM, from the coding sequence ATGTCGGAATCAGCCATCGCGGACTTCGTCACGTCGTTCATCCCCGACACGGCCACGCACGCCGAACCCGTGCGCGGCCGCGTCGTGATGAGCAAGCGCCGCATCGTGCTCGCCGCGGAGAGCGAGCAAGTGACCATCCCCCTCGGCGGCGTCTTCGACGTCCAGCACGAGACCGCGCCCGGCGACCTCGCGGCGTTCTTCGACGACACCGTCACCATCGCCTACGAGCGCGACGGCGACCGCCGCGTCGCCGTCGTCGAGGGCGCCGGTGACACCGTCGAACGGTTCGTCATCCTCGTCTTCAAGGGCCTGCTGAACGGGTCGAAGGTGTACGCCAAACACCCCGCGCGCCGCGGCGGCCGCGTCACCGACCAGCCGTTCGAGTCGGGCGGCCTCTTCGTCTCCCCCGGCACCGTCGAGCTGCGCGGCGACGTCGCCGCCGAACTCGACGTCTCGACGGTCACGCACTTCGAGCGCGTCGAGCGCGAACTCCGCGGCAGTACGCGCTCGATGCTCTCCGTCCGCCACATGGGCGACACCGGCCCCGTCACGACCGAGCTGGCCCTCGACTCCGGCCGGAAGATGAACCTCCTCGGGCGCTTCATCCGCCTCCGCTACACCCAGCTCAAGCAGGAGCTCGCCGACGTCGAACTCACCAGCGACGAGATCGAGGCGCTCGTCGCCATCTACTCCAGCGGCCCGGACGCCAACCTCGCGACTGTGCTCGGCGTCGACGCCAGCCGGCTCACGATGTTCCTCAACGACCTCATCGACAAGGATCTCGTCCGCGACGACGACGGAACCTACCTCACGTCGATGGGCCGCGCCGCCGTCAGCGAGCACATCGAAGACGTCAACATGTAA
- a CDS encoding chemotaxis protein CheC, with product MRVDLDSLASFSRTGAEGGRRAADALETLTGVPAHCDISRTTLVDADGLAAFLGGAATRIAVPFDGALAGRALVSFDEPFAARVAEETGLGGDALPEVANILTSGFVDGWAEQADETIDIRPPEHVDGDDSLVGDVAVADGAAFVFESHIGLAGVDGACRFAVLPAPDEFVDYLGDDGSLSPDALAAYAQLTAHSADAVADHLAAMTGIDPDAVESHFDFVPVQDVPSLLDDAAYEGAVFESDGPVRTVLAVLFDEDESGAVADALVPESDPDPALAESAVAELGNVTASGVLDGWANALDATIDVSTPSHVHDDGRAVLDTVAAAYGRHADAVAVVDATVALSDDLTCRVCAFPSPEDADTVAEIATELSASDADPEFPPEYDTEGEGS from the coding sequence ATGCGCGTCGACCTCGACTCGCTGGCGTCGTTCAGCCGGACGGGCGCGGAAGGCGGTCGGCGCGCCGCGGACGCCCTCGAGACGCTGACCGGCGTCCCCGCGCACTGCGACATTTCGCGGACCACGCTCGTCGACGCGGACGGTCTCGCGGCGTTCCTGGGGGGCGCCGCCACCCGTATCGCGGTGCCGTTCGACGGCGCGCTCGCCGGGCGCGCGCTCGTCTCCTTCGACGAGCCGTTCGCCGCCAGGGTCGCCGAGGAGACCGGCCTCGGCGGCGACGCGCTCCCCGAAGTCGCGAACATCCTCACCAGCGGGTTCGTCGACGGCTGGGCGGAACAGGCCGACGAGACCATCGACATCCGACCGCCGGAGCACGTCGACGGCGACGACTCGCTCGTCGGTGACGTCGCAGTCGCCGACGGCGCCGCGTTCGTCTTCGAGAGCCACATCGGCCTCGCGGGCGTCGACGGCGCCTGCCGGTTCGCCGTGCTGCCCGCGCCCGACGAGTTCGTCGACTACCTCGGGGACGACGGCTCGCTGTCCCCGGACGCGCTCGCCGCGTACGCCCAACTGACCGCGCACAGCGCCGACGCCGTCGCCGACCACCTCGCCGCGATGACCGGCATCGACCCGGACGCCGTGGAGTCCCACTTCGACTTCGTGCCCGTCCAGGACGTCCCGTCGCTGCTCGACGACGCCGCCTACGAGGGCGCGGTCTTCGAGAGCGACGGCCCCGTCCGAACCGTGCTCGCGGTGCTGTTCGACGAGGACGAGTCCGGCGCGGTCGCGGACGCGCTCGTCCCCGAGAGCGACCCCGACCCGGCGCTCGCGGAGAGCGCCGTCGCGGAACTCGGGAACGTCACCGCCAGCGGCGTCCTCGACGGCTGGGCGAACGCCCTCGACGCTACCATCGACGTCTCCACGCCGTCGCACGTCCACGACGACGGTCGCGCGGTCCTCGACACGGTCGCGGCCGCGTACGGCCGGCACGCCGACGCCGTCGCCGTCGTGGACGCCACCGTCGCGCTCAGCGACGACTTGACGTGCCGGGTTTGTGCGTTCCCCAGTCCGGAGGACGCCGACACAGTCGCCGAGATCGCGACCGAGCTCTCCGCGAGCGACGCCGACCCCGAGTTCCCGCCGGAGTACGACACGGAGGGTGAGGGGTCGTGA
- the cheA gene encoding chemotaxis protein CheA, whose protein sequence is MDDYLEAFVREGEEHVTNLNNALLELESDPGNEEAMDAIFRTAHTLKGNFGAMGFEDASDLAHAVEDLLDAMRQGDLAVTGDRMDRIFEGVDEIEACLDEIEASGEVERDVSDTVESVRAVLDEAGDESGEETADADEAAAQPGGEDEPDADPFAIVDRDTVESVDGRVFLVEVDMGDSQMKGVDGMFVLEAAQESFDLLGADPGVDAINDGEYEDGFDLVVGSDVDDVAATVHGFPKLTDATVTELADSTGGADGPADELAAEDVDVEALAEVGAGETEASAERAESEPSDDADEDAGDGADEAEGGSDAVASTDTEIQSVRVDVDQLDELHGLVEQLVTTRIKLRRGMESGDRQVADELDELDKISGSLQDTVMDMRLVPMKKIVGKFPRLVRDLAREQDKDIEFVVEGDDVELDRTILTEISDPLMHLLRNAVDHGIEPPEVREANGKDPEGTVTLSAERHRDQVIIEVRDDGGGIDRERVREKAVEKGVKSREEVDELTDAEVEDLVFHPGFSTNDEVTDVSGRGVGMDVVRDTVSRLDGSVSVSSVPGEGTTFTMTLPVTVAIVKVLFVESGGEEYGIPIKTVDEISRMKQVKSVDGEEVITYDETVYPLVRLGDALNVPGETREDDGMLVRIRDTERQVAVHCDDVRGQEEVVVKPFEGILSGIPGLSGAAVLGEGDVVTILDVSTL, encoded by the coding sequence ATGGACGACTACCTGGAAGCGTTCGTACGCGAGGGCGAAGAACACGTAACCAACCTGAACAACGCGCTGCTGGAGCTGGAGTCCGACCCCGGCAACGAGGAGGCGATGGACGCCATCTTCCGGACCGCCCACACGCTGAAGGGGAACTTCGGCGCGATGGGCTTCGAGGACGCCAGCGACCTCGCCCACGCCGTCGAGGACCTCCTGGACGCGATGCGCCAGGGCGACCTCGCGGTGACGGGCGACCGGATGGACCGCATCTTCGAGGGCGTCGACGAGATCGAGGCGTGCCTCGACGAGATCGAGGCGAGCGGCGAGGTCGAACGGGACGTCTCGGACACCGTCGAGTCCGTGCGCGCGGTCCTCGACGAAGCCGGTGACGAGTCCGGCGAGGAGACGGCGGACGCCGACGAGGCGGCGGCCCAGCCCGGCGGCGAGGACGAACCGGACGCGGACCCGTTCGCCATCGTGGACCGAGACACCGTCGAGAGCGTCGACGGCCGGGTCTTCCTCGTGGAGGTCGACATGGGCGACTCCCAGATGAAGGGCGTCGACGGCATGTTCGTGCTGGAGGCCGCCCAGGAGTCGTTCGACCTGCTGGGCGCCGACCCCGGCGTGGACGCCATCAACGACGGCGAGTACGAGGACGGCTTCGACCTCGTCGTCGGCAGCGACGTCGACGACGTCGCCGCGACCGTCCACGGCTTCCCGAAGCTCACCGACGCCACGGTCACGGAGCTCGCGGACAGCACTGGCGGCGCCGACGGGCCGGCGGACGAACTGGCGGCCGAAGACGTCGACGTGGAGGCGTTGGCCGAAGTGGGAGCCGGCGAGACCGAAGCGAGCGCCGAGCGTGCGGAGTCGGAGCCGAGCGACGACGCGGACGAGGACGCCGGAGACGGCGCCGATGAAGCCGAGGGTGGCAGCGACGCGGTCGCCTCGACGGACACGGAGATTCAGTCCGTCCGCGTGGACGTCGACCAGCTCGACGAGCTCCACGGGCTCGTCGAACAGCTCGTGACCACCCGCATCAAGCTCCGTCGCGGGATGGAGAGCGGCGACCGGCAGGTCGCCGACGAACTCGACGAGCTCGACAAGATCTCCGGGAGCCTCCAGGACACCGTGATGGACATGCGGCTGGTCCCGATGAAGAAGATCGTCGGGAAGTTCCCGCGGCTGGTACGGGACCTCGCGCGGGAGCAGGACAAGGACATCGAGTTCGTCGTGGAGGGCGACGACGTCGAGCTCGACCGCACCATCCTCACGGAGATCAGCGACCCGCTGATGCACCTGCTGCGGAACGCCGTCGACCACGGCATCGAGCCGCCCGAAGTGCGGGAGGCCAACGGGAAAGACCCCGAGGGGACGGTGACGCTGTCCGCGGAGCGCCACCGCGACCAGGTCATCATCGAGGTGCGCGACGACGGCGGCGGCATCGACCGCGAGCGCGTCCGCGAGAAGGCCGTCGAGAAGGGGGTCAAGTCCCGCGAGGAAGTCGACGAACTCACCGACGCGGAGGTCGAGGACCTCGTCTTCCACCCGGGGTTCTCCACGAACGACGAGGTGACCGACGTCTCCGGGCGCGGCGTCGGGATGGACGTCGTCCGCGACACGGTCTCGCGGCTCGACGGCTCCGTCTCCGTCTCCAGCGTCCCCGGCGAGGGGACGACGTTCACGATGACGCTGCCGGTGACGGTCGCCATCGTGAAGGTGCTGTTCGTGGAGAGCGGCGGCGAGGAGTACGGTATCCCCATCAAGACCGTCGACGAGATCTCGCGGATGAAGCAGGTGAAGTCCGTCGACGGCGAGGAAGTCATCACGTACGACGAGACGGTCTACCCGCTCGTGCGCCTCGGCGACGCGCTGAACGTCCCCGGCGAGACCCGCGAGGACGACGGGATGCTCGTCCGCATCCGCGACACCGAGCGACAGGTGGCGGTCCACTGCGACGACGTCCGCGGCCAGGAGGAAGTCGTCGTCAAGCCCTTCGAGGGCATCCTCTCCGGGATTCCGGGCCTCTCCGGCGCGGCGGTCCTCGGGGAGGGCGACGTGGTGACCATCCTGGACGTGTCGACCCTCTAA
- a CDS encoding protein-glutamate O-methyltransferase CheR: MTEFEDLLEFVERETTFATSYYDDAYLDRRVSARMRRRDTDTYAEYLDVLREDEDERAALLDTLSVNVTQFFRDNKVWAALEDVLVDTDGERPSVSIWSAACADGREPYSLAMLALDAGLPPRDVDILATDIDEDALDRARQGYYESTRTADIRDQLDFLDDPMEYVEERGDRGFVVADHVKDLVTFERHDLITDDPKSGFDLVCCRNVCIYIDKQYKRPILDTVSASLRPGGHLVLGQTETLPSGVKERFEAADPRIRIYRRLDEA; encoded by the coding sequence TTGACAGAGTTCGAAGACCTCCTCGAGTTCGTCGAGCGCGAGACGACGTTCGCCACCAGCTACTACGACGACGCCTACCTCGACCGCCGGGTATCCGCGCGGATGCGCCGTCGAGACACCGACACGTACGCCGAATACCTGGACGTGCTCCGCGAGGACGAAGACGAGCGCGCGGCCCTCCTCGACACGCTCAGCGTCAACGTCACGCAGTTCTTCCGCGACAACAAGGTCTGGGCCGCGCTCGAAGACGTGCTCGTCGACACCGACGGCGAGCGCCCGTCGGTGTCCATCTGGTCGGCCGCGTGCGCGGACGGCCGCGAGCCCTACTCGCTCGCGATGCTCGCGCTCGACGCCGGCCTCCCGCCGCGGGACGTCGACATCCTCGCGACCGACATCGACGAGGACGCCCTCGACCGCGCCCGTCAGGGGTACTACGAGAGCACGCGCACCGCCGACATCCGCGACCAGCTGGACTTCCTCGACGACCCCATGGAGTACGTCGAGGAGCGCGGCGACCGCGGGTTCGTCGTCGCCGACCACGTCAAGGACCTCGTGACCTTCGAGCGCCACGACCTCATCACCGACGACCCCAAGTCGGGCTTCGACCTGGTCTGCTGTCGGAACGTCTGCATCTACATCGACAAGCAGTACAAGCGCCCCATCCTCGACACCGTCAGCGCGTCCCTGCGCCCCGGCGGCCACCTCGTGCTCGGCCAGACGGAGACGCTCCCGAGCGGCGTCAAGGAGCGCTTCGAGGCCGCCGACCCCCGCATCCGCATCTACCGCCGGCTCGACGAAGCGTGA